In the genome of Hymenobacter cellulosivorans, one region contains:
- a CDS encoding carboxypeptidase-like regulatory domain-containing protein: protein MSNALNGTGVNSATVNQLAASILPGWGTAIKNVKVEVLALSEPAEATTNQGGSATLRFASSGTKFTVRLTPLDGTYQAREVTLVNNVSRQDSVYHLALEPALVVRGQVRLGKQPIAGARVFVDWSGLKVETFSDANGNYVLGGIPAKQPLTLRATRSGSSYVGAELKRTFTAPTDGVDLLITQYNKLDLSQLLGVPVEVETLEDKGGVVSITGAFMRLRGTAGLALADTALRLPFGSVAVKGGPSKNANGIPYMVPASGNSITSSVTKAEVVVNGKLPGFLAKSDGLRVVGGTGGQPGAVRGAVYLPVTQFKDQSIHFGATDKVYLAHPTAPANERLAYAALVPAGVEATPAPRWQPVTSDNKALTYKLYNFPAEATPAASALGHDTLRLATTLHPQPAGLATALSVNVGVVSALPGKVLPVSGTAKLSLPLESWTLESSKFTLSKNQGLYLQSGTLHLGAVTDASRDVAFEDLTILPSSLSQAQFNLSSLKLGGIGTLTVAKEAKALLAFDAGQKHWSLDVLRPDQTGAAVASLSGLPDAVGAVDLRLLTFFANQTQAAQLIDNSPALTLNQVVSFRPVTMVVGADNLQLGGTINLNIPQLGEQDGKLSIVRENQQPKLVVTMPDMQFQTGPLIVKLPGLNYQRLATGGVSFEGTAEEPGVVKFNVKLFHTPDSTAIGLRPQQKFELAQGGGYLDNVRGWMRPSGGQWPLLTFGGDVKNANGLSGVLSLSVHGDIMSDNQQVTVKNVPTPFGDMKLTFDIPKKRLVGELPFEKDMGGGTKVTGTANLLADPTGWLMLSAGAMEKTNPSMKGAAMLVVGSHALEPEIQEQFQKFSYFYKTKGVMPPSFPKTVDGFYFEGEIGMPVPIIPSFDVDLIVISGKLESIMGGDMRMGMNFSNGTEFGIGQSVFLDVKAGVGGTVVLVCGGVEAGVHADMSADGKVNVSTGDWSIAGDASVKLTGTAYGGYGVCDSDCSWFTCDKHEKSVDLTVGAKIGVSNAGTNYSVYLK from the coding sequence ATGAGCAACGCCCTGAACGGCACGGGCGTCAACTCAGCTACCGTCAATCAACTAGCGGCCAGTATTCTGCCCGGCTGGGGTACGGCTATCAAGAACGTGAAAGTGGAAGTGCTGGCCCTGAGTGAGCCGGCCGAGGCCACCACCAACCAGGGCGGTAGTGCTACGCTGCGCTTTGCTTCCAGCGGCACCAAGTTCACCGTCCGCCTCACGCCCCTGGACGGCACCTACCAGGCCCGGGAAGTGACACTGGTGAACAACGTTTCCCGCCAGGACAGCGTCTACCACCTGGCCCTAGAGCCGGCCCTGGTCGTGCGCGGACAGGTGCGCCTAGGCAAGCAGCCCATAGCCGGCGCCCGGGTGTTCGTCGACTGGTCGGGATTGAAAGTAGAAACTTTCTCCGACGCCAACGGCAACTATGTGCTAGGCGGTATACCGGCCAAGCAGCCCCTCACCCTGCGGGCTACCCGCAGCGGCAGCAGCTACGTGGGTGCCGAGCTCAAGCGCACCTTCACCGCCCCCACCGACGGCGTCGATTTGCTCATTACTCAGTACAACAAGCTCGATTTGAGCCAGCTGCTAGGCGTGCCGGTGGAAGTGGAAACCCTGGAAGACAAGGGCGGCGTAGTCAGCATCACCGGGGCCTTCATGCGGCTGCGCGGCACCGCCGGCCTGGCTCTGGCCGATACTGCCCTGCGCCTGCCCTTCGGCTCGGTAGCGGTGAAAGGTGGCCCCAGCAAAAACGCCAACGGCATTCCTTACATGGTGCCGGCCTCCGGCAACAGCATAACCAGCAGCGTGACCAAGGCCGAAGTCGTCGTCAACGGCAAGCTCCCGGGCTTCCTGGCTAAGTCCGACGGCCTGCGCGTAGTGGGCGGTACTGGCGGGCAGCCCGGTGCGGTGCGCGGGGCGGTGTATCTGCCCGTGACGCAGTTCAAGGACCAGAGTATCCATTTCGGCGCTACCGACAAGGTGTACCTTGCTCACCCCACGGCCCCGGCCAATGAGCGTTTGGCTTACGCAGCCCTGGTGCCCGCCGGCGTGGAAGCTACGCCCGCCCCGCGCTGGCAGCCCGTGACCAGTGACAACAAGGCTCTGACCTACAAGCTCTATAACTTCCCCGCCGAAGCAACTCCGGCCGCCTCGGCCCTGGGCCACGACACGCTCCGGCTGGCTACCACGCTGCATCCGCAGCCGGCCGGCCTGGCTACTGCGCTCAGCGTGAATGTGGGCGTGGTCAGTGCCCTGCCGGGCAAAGTGCTGCCCGTCTCGGGTACGGCCAAGCTGAGTTTACCCCTGGAAAGCTGGACTCTGGAATCGAGCAAGTTTACGCTTAGCAAAAACCAGGGTCTTTACCTGCAAAGCGGTACGCTCCACCTCGGGGCCGTAACCGATGCCAGCCGTGACGTCGCCTTCGAAGACCTGACCATTCTGCCCAGCAGCCTCAGCCAGGCCCAGTTCAATCTGAGTAGCCTCAAGCTCGGCGGCATTGGTACGCTTACGGTGGCCAAGGAAGCCAAGGCCCTGCTGGCCTTCGACGCGGGCCAGAAGCACTGGAGCCTCGACGTGCTGCGGCCCGACCAAACCGGCGCGGCCGTGGCCTCGCTCAGCGGCCTGCCCGACGCGGTAGGAGCCGTGGATTTGCGCCTGCTGACCTTCTTCGCCAACCAAACCCAGGCCGCCCAGCTCATCGACAACAGCCCGGCCCTGACCCTGAACCAGGTCGTGAGCTTCCGGCCCGTGACGATGGTGGTCGGGGCCGACAACCTGCAGCTCGGCGGTACCATCAACCTCAACATCCCGCAGCTGGGCGAGCAGGACGGCAAGCTGAGCATCGTGCGCGAAAACCAGCAGCCCAAGCTCGTGGTGACCATGCCCGATATGCAGTTCCAGACCGGCCCGCTCATCGTGAAATTGCCTGGCCTAAACTACCAGCGCCTGGCCACCGGCGGCGTCAGCTTCGAGGGCACAGCCGAGGAGCCCGGCGTGGTCAAGTTCAACGTGAAGCTCTTCCACACCCCCGATTCCACGGCCATCGGCCTGCGGCCCCAGCAGAAGTTTGAGCTGGCCCAGGGCGGCGGCTACCTCGACAACGTGCGCGGCTGGATGCGGCCCAGCGGCGGCCAGTGGCCCCTGCTGACCTTCGGCGGCGACGTGAAAAATGCCAACGGCCTGAGCGGGGTGCTGTCCTTGTCGGTGCACGGAGATATTATGTCCGACAACCAGCAAGTAACGGTGAAAAACGTGCCCACGCCCTTCGGCGACATGAAACTCACCTTCGACATTCCGAAAAAGCGCCTGGTGGGAGAGCTGCCGTTTGAAAAAGACATGGGCGGGGGCACCAAGGTCACGGGCACAGCCAACCTGCTGGCTGACCCCACCGGCTGGCTGATGCTCTCGGCCGGCGCCATGGAGAAAACCAACCCCTCGATGAAGGGCGCGGCTATGCTGGTGGTGGGCAGCCACGCCCTGGAGCCCGAAATTCAGGAGCAGTTCCAGAAGTTTTCCTACTTCTATAAGACCAAAGGGGTAATGCCACCTTCCTTCCCCAAAACAGTCGATGGCTTCTACTTCGAGGGGGAAATCGGGATGCCCGTGCCCATCATTCCCAGCTTCGACGTGGACCTGATTGTCATATCGGGCAAGCTCGAATCTATCATGGGCGGCGACATGCGCATGGGCATGAACTTCAGCAACGGCACTGAGTTTGGTATCGGCCAGAGCGTGTTCCTCGACGTGAAGGCCGGCGTCGGCGGCACCGTGGTGCTGGTGTGCGGTGGGGTAGAGGCCGGGGTGCACGCCGACATGAGTGCCGACGGCAAAGTGAACGTGAGTACCGGCGACTGGAGCATTGCCGGCGACGCCTCCGTCAAGCTCACCGGCACGGCCTACGGCGGCTACGGCGTCTGCGACTCCGACTGCTCCTGGTTTACCTGCGACAAGCACGAGAAAAGCGTGGACCTGACCGTCGGTGCCAAAATCGGGGTCAGCAATGCCGGGACCAATTATTCTGTCTACCTCAAATAA
- a CDS encoding GNAT family N-acetyltransferase: MQTLALPARRLGPPDEEWAAVLLTEAYAADPAYQTLWGPDVFEPLLMWMQLLVRYGLREGCLYTSPGEHAVALWLPDKAVPLSWGQLLRGGQLSLLLKLGGLTLQQLLRWQHTQDAWRYQALPVAHHYLLALGVRPAERGRGEGRNLLRASVAAVGGRYLPCFGQASTLSAVYFGQRLGFEVVAFAEQPALNSLDRLPVPSWAMVRPAAAI; the protein is encoded by the coding sequence ATGCAAACCCTGGCTCTGCCCGCCCGTCGCCTGGGGCCGCCTGATGAAGAATGGGCCGCCGTGCTGCTCACGGAGGCTTACGCGGCCGACCCCGCCTACCAAACCCTCTGGGGCCCCGACGTTTTTGAGCCGCTGCTGATGTGGATGCAGCTGCTGGTACGCTACGGGCTGCGTGAAGGCTGCCTCTATACCAGCCCTGGGGAGCACGCCGTGGCCTTATGGCTACCCGACAAAGCCGTGCCGCTTTCCTGGGGGCAACTGCTGCGGGGCGGGCAATTGTCGCTGCTCTTGAAGCTGGGCGGCCTCACCCTGCAGCAACTCCTGCGCTGGCAGCACACCCAGGATGCCTGGCGCTACCAAGCCCTGCCCGTAGCTCACCATTACCTGCTGGCCCTGGGGGTACGGCCGGCCGAGCGGGGCAGGGGAGAAGGGCGCAATCTGTTGCGGGCCTCGGTGGCTGCGGTGGGCGGGCGGTATCTGCCTTGCTTCGGGCAGGCCAGCACCTTATCGGCCGTGTATTTCGGCCAACGCCTGGGCTTTGAGGTGGTGGCCTTTGCCGAACAGCCGGCCCTGAATTCTCTGGACCGGCTGCCCGTACCGAGCTGGGCTATGGTGCGCCCGGCCGCAGCCATTTGA
- a CDS encoding fibronectin type III domain-containing protein yields MKTTARLASTVLMVASIVQAQAQTQPAPAVGGGRGIFVYSPRPQAAGTWSGAAATSILVERRAASGTAFTPVAQLSAPATAAEFEARVLAFNRRLTIPLTGLEGALVQKLARIWERTHRLDSLRAYSQLMPVQQAAGLVLLDSTAQRGTPYVYRITAQRAGAPVGAAAQSAAVSWPGKPTGGNLKKLPTVAEESRIIPRWRQLEGQQRAVYVQLRRQDDARGEWKSAAAPLTLESFQKALALVAYDQAVQPVHAYRYTLRTLDQHENPGPAADTILAAAYKFLDAAVLRDFRAQAQQAGPATEPGIRLSWRLPDANKLRSVRIFRSTLLDKDFKLLAEVTPTEAGYLDATAEPMQKYYYYVQPTGLLQEPGVPSSKSFALFEDQRPPLPPHEVRAATVPGGIHLRWLPGDKFTKGYYVYRAAGPEAKLTLVGALRLHQAKAAEQVFVDSSRTLQPAVRYRYAVQAENSSHRPSILSDTVEATAGVKHPVATAPHALAPVAGAEGQWENGLPMVRWQASPEAAFYEVSRRTQNQTQFQRLPLGPRLPGSRTERRPLAQPAFRDSTARPGQSYDYEIVALDEQGRRSAPARLSLPAAEATLAPATLTAAAVGKTVELRWAASGSAAPQYRVYRYEPGAKPQAVATVAARPATYRDATVQSRRTYFYYVASLDAQRREAERSEPIGVRVP; encoded by the coding sequence GTGAAAACTACCGCCCGGCTGGCTTCGACCGTGCTGATGGTAGCCTCAATTGTTCAGGCCCAGGCTCAAACCCAGCCCGCGCCGGCCGTGGGCGGGGGGCGGGGAATCTTCGTGTACTCGCCCAGGCCCCAGGCCGCTGGCACCTGGAGCGGCGCGGCAGCCACCAGCATCCTGGTCGAGCGGCGGGCTGCCAGCGGCACGGCGTTTACGCCGGTGGCCCAGCTCTCGGCCCCGGCCACGGCGGCCGAGTTTGAAGCCCGGGTGCTGGCTTTCAACCGCCGCCTGACTATTCCGCTGACCGGCCTCGAAGGTGCGCTAGTGCAAAAGCTGGCCCGCATTTGGGAACGAACCCACCGCCTCGACAGTCTGCGCGCTTACAGCCAGCTGATGCCCGTGCAGCAGGCTGCCGGGTTGGTGTTGCTCGACAGCACGGCCCAGCGCGGCACCCCGTACGTGTACCGCATCACGGCCCAGCGTGCCGGTGCTCCGGTAGGGGCCGCGGCTCAGAGTGCGGCCGTCAGCTGGCCGGGCAAGCCGACTGGGGGTAATTTGAAAAAGCTGCCAACGGTGGCCGAAGAAAGCCGCATTATTCCGCGGTGGCGGCAGCTGGAAGGGCAGCAGCGGGCCGTGTACGTGCAGTTGCGCCGCCAGGACGACGCCCGCGGGGAGTGGAAAAGTGCCGCCGCCCCACTTACGCTGGAATCATTTCAGAAGGCCCTGGCCCTGGTGGCCTACGACCAGGCGGTGCAGCCGGTGCACGCCTACCGCTACACCCTGCGCACCCTCGACCAGCACGAGAATCCCGGCCCTGCCGCCGATACCATCCTGGCCGCCGCCTACAAATTCCTCGACGCGGCCGTACTGCGCGACTTCCGGGCTCAGGCCCAGCAGGCCGGTCCCGCCACCGAGCCCGGCATCCGCCTAAGCTGGCGCCTGCCTGACGCCAACAAGCTCCGTTCGGTGCGCATCTTCCGTAGCACGCTGCTCGATAAAGACTTTAAGCTACTGGCCGAAGTCACGCCCACCGAAGCCGGCTACCTCGACGCCACGGCTGAGCCCATGCAGAAGTATTACTACTACGTGCAGCCCACCGGGCTTTTGCAGGAGCCAGGCGTACCCAGCAGCAAGTCCTTTGCTTTGTTTGAGGACCAGCGCCCCCCACTACCGCCCCACGAGGTGCGCGCCGCTACGGTGCCCGGCGGAATCCACCTGCGCTGGCTGCCCGGCGACAAATTCACCAAGGGCTACTACGTGTACCGCGCCGCCGGCCCCGAGGCCAAGCTTACTCTCGTCGGGGCCCTGCGCCTCCACCAGGCAAAAGCCGCCGAGCAGGTTTTCGTTGACAGCAGCCGCACCTTGCAGCCCGCCGTACGCTACCGCTACGCCGTGCAAGCCGAGAATTCCAGCCACCGCCCCAGCATCTTGTCCGACACGGTAGAAGCTACGGCGGGGGTAAAGCACCCCGTAGCTACGGCCCCGCACGCGCTGGCGCCCGTAGCAGGGGCTGAAGGCCAGTGGGAAAACGGCCTCCCCATGGTGCGCTGGCAAGCCTCACCAGAAGCGGCTTTCTACGAGGTAAGCCGCCGCACTCAGAACCAAACGCAGTTTCAGCGCCTGCCGCTGGGGCCGCGCCTGCCCGGCTCCCGCACCGAGCGGCGTCCGTTGGCCCAACCTGCTTTCCGCGACTCCACCGCCCGCCCCGGCCAGAGCTACGACTACGAAATCGTGGCCTTGGATGAGCAAGGTCGCCGCAGTGCTCCGGCCCGCCTGAGTTTGCCAGCGGCGGAAGCCACGCTCGCACCAGCCACGCTTACGGCCGCGGCAGTGGGCAAAACCGTGGAGCTGCGCTGGGCTGCATCGGGCTCCGCCGCCCCGCAGTACCGGGTGTACCGGTACGAGCCGGGCGCCAAACCCCAGGCAGTGGCTACCGTGGCCGCCCGCCCCGCTACCTACCGCGACGCTACCGTGCAGTCCCGGCGCACTTACTTCTACTACGTGGCCAGCCTCGATGCTCAGCGCCGGGAGGCGGAGCGCAGTGAGCCCATCGGCGTGCGCGTTCCTTAA
- a CDS encoding two-component regulator propeller domain-containing protein has translation MLLRLLTLLVLLGGAWAAGAQTLATRVYTLADGLPQSTVYALAQDDRGQLWAGTQGGVGWFDGHRFQSLDTHQGLPDNHVTALLPSSGHRMRLGHYYGALSEVDSVGKVRLIGPQGWRAKAPIHQLLPAAKGGVWAVTSGDGLYRLPGTKGGTGQHFTRAQGLPCDTLNQVAAGPGGQLWLATPDGLGILDTVAGQIVPAPAVLARQRLYSIYRVSAKAYWVGLANGLGELTQTAAGWQLRIIGVTQGLCPGPVLRVLADHRGRVWTLAAAGISRYEPRTGRAVSFPQTHLLSDQTGNSLLEDREGNLWAALDDGILQHIADERFTLYGAEEGMSGGTDVQALVPISPGLYWVATRNGLWELRPGAPAGQRLRPGYRRPGGAEANFIRALFRDKQGRVWLGSRGAGAAFYDPATGQWQELNKVPGLVRQNVRHFAQDRLGRVWAVTGGGGATVILNPTTGESRTYGATSGLGSNEFWAAFQDRQGTLWLGSDDRGLIRVEPQANGADEFQRAPGQPARLSIGHITEDPRGQLWLGSIGSGLLRYDGQRLRSYGPEVGLHSNNPYFAEADAQGRIWLGTEQGLEVFDPTTRRTTHYGLAEGFLGQETNQGAVLIEPDGQVWAGTINGLMRYNPAGARPNQVPPRTRISGTRVFMQDTVLAGSFELPYALNHLTFDFVGVSLTNPAKVRYQYRLAGFDAHWSRPGSTTFATYTNLPPGQYTFEVKAANNDGVWNPEPARLSFTIGAPWWRSWGAYGLYLLILSASFYAVRRQTQRRERERARQQLEYLALTHLQEMDRVKTDFFTNISHELRTPLTLILGPAEELTQDPAEPVRQQGQRILGNARKLLHLINQLLDLSRLEAGGLALHPQPGDVAAAASTWLAAFEELAAARQVGLHLAVPATPVPLVFDAARLEEVVTNLLANALRFTPAGGHVTLAVRDEPASAAVPGGAVVLSVQDTGVGIQPEHLPHLFDRFYQVPGTAAAATGSGVGLALVKELTERHGGTVQVLSTPGAGTTFVVRLPRQFMSEKAGLPSAPEVKHEDEVQLAAAVTLQAETAPAATEAPSETEAEVVLVVDDSAEVREFVQAALASEGYRIVMAASGPEAAQLAASLVPSLVVSDVMMPPGFDGFELCRQLKTAVTTSHIPVVLLTARATATDRIEGLETGADAYLTKPFAPRELRAQVRNLLALRRRVGPELAAPEPSAPESFRAYAAAVAALPSLDQTFLTKVEEAVEQHLDNGEFSVEMLSEEVALSRAQLHRKLKALTGQAPSDFIRSLRLRRAHVLLAARAGSVSEIAYQVGFNSPAHFSTSFSKQFGYAPSEVPVMC, from the coding sequence GTGCTACTCCGTCTGCTGACCCTGCTCGTGCTGCTGGGTGGTGCCTGGGCGGCCGGGGCACAAACCCTGGCCACGCGGGTGTATACCCTGGCCGACGGGCTGCCGCAGAGCACGGTGTATGCTCTGGCCCAGGACGACCGGGGCCAGCTCTGGGCCGGTACCCAGGGCGGAGTGGGCTGGTTCGACGGCCACCGTTTCCAAAGCCTCGACACCCACCAGGGCCTGCCCGATAATCACGTCACGGCCTTGCTGCCCAGCTCCGGCCACCGCATGCGGCTAGGGCACTACTATGGGGCGTTATCAGAAGTTGACTCGGTCGGCAAGGTGCGGCTAATTGGGCCCCAGGGCTGGCGGGCCAAAGCGCCGATTCACCAGTTGCTGCCCGCTGCGAAGGGTGGCGTATGGGCGGTAACGTCCGGCGACGGGCTCTACCGGCTGCCGGGTACCAAGGGCGGGACGGGACAGCACTTCACCCGCGCCCAGGGCCTGCCGTGCGACACCCTTAACCAGGTGGCGGCGGGCCCCGGCGGGCAGCTCTGGCTGGCTACCCCCGACGGACTGGGCATACTCGATACCGTGGCAGGCCAAATCGTACCGGCTCCGGCCGTACTGGCCCGGCAGCGGCTTTATTCTATCTATCGGGTGTCGGCTAAGGCGTATTGGGTAGGCCTAGCGAATGGGTTGGGCGAATTGACGCAGACTGCGGCCGGCTGGCAGTTGCGCATTATCGGCGTGACGCAGGGGTTGTGCCCGGGGCCGGTGCTGCGGGTGCTGGCCGACCACCGGGGCCGGGTCTGGACGCTGGCGGCGGCGGGCATCTCGCGCTACGAGCCTCGTACCGGGCGGGCCGTGTCGTTTCCCCAAACCCATTTGCTCAGTGACCAAACCGGCAACAGCCTGCTCGAAGACCGGGAAGGCAACCTCTGGGCCGCTTTGGACGACGGGATTCTGCAACATATTGCCGACGAACGGTTTACCTTGTATGGAGCTGAGGAAGGCATGAGCGGCGGCACCGATGTGCAAGCCCTTGTGCCGATAAGCCCGGGCCTATACTGGGTAGCTACCCGCAACGGCCTGTGGGAACTGCGGCCCGGTGCCCCGGCCGGGCAGCGCCTGCGGCCCGGGTACCGGCGGCCGGGTGGGGCCGAGGCCAACTTTATTCGGGCCTTGTTCCGGGATAAGCAAGGTCGGGTGTGGCTTGGCAGCCGCGGGGCTGGCGCCGCCTTTTACGACCCGGCTACCGGGCAGTGGCAGGAATTGAATAAGGTTCCCGGTCTGGTACGGCAGAACGTGCGGCACTTCGCCCAGGACCGTCTCGGGCGGGTATGGGCCGTAACGGGCGGGGGCGGGGCCACCGTTATTCTGAACCCGACTACGGGCGAGTCGCGCACGTACGGTGCCACTTCTGGCCTGGGCTCCAATGAGTTCTGGGCCGCCTTCCAGGACCGGCAGGGCACGCTCTGGCTGGGCTCCGACGACCGGGGGCTGATTCGGGTGGAGCCCCAGGCTAACGGGGCCGACGAGTTTCAACGGGCTCCCGGGCAGCCCGCCCGCCTCAGCATTGGGCATATTACCGAAGACCCCCGCGGGCAGCTCTGGCTGGGCAGCATCGGCAGCGGACTGCTGCGCTACGACGGACAGCGCCTGCGCAGCTACGGTCCCGAGGTTGGGCTGCATTCCAACAACCCGTATTTCGCTGAAGCTGACGCTCAGGGCCGCATCTGGCTGGGTACCGAGCAAGGGTTGGAAGTATTCGACCCTACCACCCGGCGCACCACGCACTATGGATTGGCCGAAGGCTTTCTGGGACAAGAAACCAACCAGGGCGCCGTACTGATTGAGCCCGATGGGCAGGTGTGGGCCGGCACCATCAACGGGCTGATGCGCTACAACCCCGCCGGCGCCCGGCCCAACCAGGTGCCACCCCGCACCCGCATCAGTGGCACCCGGGTATTTATGCAGGATACGGTGCTGGCCGGCAGCTTTGAGCTGCCCTACGCCCTGAATCACCTGACGTTCGATTTCGTGGGCGTAAGCCTTACCAACCCGGCCAAGGTGCGCTACCAGTACCGGCTGGCGGGCTTTGATGCGCACTGGAGCCGGCCCGGCTCTACCACGTTTGCCACCTATACCAACCTGCCGCCTGGGCAGTACACCTTCGAGGTAAAGGCAGCCAACAACGACGGGGTATGGAACCCGGAACCGGCCCGCCTGAGCTTTACTATCGGGGCGCCGTGGTGGCGGTCCTGGGGCGCGTATGGGCTGTATCTGCTGATTCTGAGCGCTTCGTTCTACGCCGTGCGCCGCCAGACCCAGCGCCGGGAGCGGGAGCGGGCCCGGCAGCAGCTGGAGTACCTGGCCCTGACCCACCTGCAGGAAATGGACCGGGTCAAAACCGACTTTTTTACCAATATCAGCCACGAGTTGCGCACCCCGCTGACCCTCATTCTGGGGCCGGCTGAAGAACTGACCCAGGACCCGGCCGAGCCCGTGCGCCAGCAGGGGCAGCGAATTTTGGGCAATGCCCGCAAATTGCTTCACCTCATCAATCAGCTTCTGGATTTAAGCCGGTTGGAAGCCGGGGGCCTGGCCCTGCACCCCCAGCCGGGCGACGTGGCTGCGGCAGCCTCCACCTGGCTGGCCGCCTTTGAGGAGCTAGCCGCCGCCCGGCAAGTAGGGTTGCACCTGGCCGTGCCCGCCACACCCGTACCCTTGGTGTTCGACGCAGCCCGGCTGGAGGAAGTGGTGACCAACCTGCTGGCCAATGCCCTGCGCTTCACGCCCGCCGGGGGCCATGTGACCCTGGCCGTGCGCGACGAGCCCGCCTCGGCCGCCGTGCCCGGCGGTGCGGTAGTACTCAGCGTGCAGGATACCGGCGTGGGGATTCAGCCCGAACACCTGCCCCATCTTTTCGACCGGTTTTACCAGGTCCCGGGCACGGCGGCAGCTGCTACGGGTTCGGGCGTGGGTCTGGCGCTGGTGAAAGAGCTGACCGAGCGCCACGGCGGCACGGTGCAGGTCCTGAGTACGCCCGGGGCCGGCACGACCTTCGTGGTGCGTCTGCCGCGGCAGTTCATGTCCGAAAAAGCCGGCTTGCCAAGTGCGCCCGAAGTCAAACACGAGGATGAGGTGCAACTGGCTGCAGCAGTGACGCTACAGGCAGAAACCGCGCCTGCGGCCACCGAAGCGCCCAGCGAAACAGAGGCCGAGGTCGTGCTGGTCGTGGATGATAGTGCCGAGGTGCGGGAGTTTGTGCAAGCGGCGCTGGCCTCGGAAGGCTACCGGATTGTTATGGCAGCCTCGGGCCCCGAGGCCGCGCAGCTGGCTGCCAGCCTCGTGCCTAGTCTGGTCGTATCGGATGTCATGATGCCGCCCGGCTTCGACGGGTTTGAGCTTTGTCGCCAACTCAAAACGGCTGTGACGACCAGCCATATTCCCGTGGTGCTGCTTACGGCCCGTGCTACGGCCACCGACCGAATCGAAGGCCTCGAAACCGGGGCCGATGCGTATCTGACCAAGCCATTTGCCCCGCGGGAACTGCGCGCCCAGGTGCGCAACCTGCTGGCTTTGCGCCGCCGCGTAGGTCCGGAATTAGCTGCCCCGGAACCCAGCGCGCCCGAGTCGTTCCGGGCTTATGCGGCGGCCGTAGCGGCCCTGCCGTCCCTGGACCAGACCTTCCTGACCAAAGTGGAAGAAGCCGTGGAGCAACATCTCGACAATGGAGAGTTTAGTGTGGAAATGCTCAGTGAGGAAGTGGCGCTGAGTCGGGCCCAGCTCCACCGCAAGCTTAAGGCCCTCACTGGCCAAGCCCCCAGCGACTTTATTCGCAGCCTGCGCCTGCGGCGGGCTCACGTGCTGCTGGCCGCCCGCGCCGGCTCGGTGTCCGAAATTGCCTACCAAGTGGGCTTCAACTCGCCCGCCCACTTCAGCACCAGCTTCAGCAAGCAGTTCGGGTACGCCCCCAGCGAAGTGCCGGTAATGTGCTGA
- a CDS encoding DUF6252 family protein: protein MKTIFAPVASFRVLLLSSLVGLAACDSNAKEDPAPDPTATNANVNEVHWKINGTEYVGRDIAQVQAHYRPTTADNLPATAKDMLILANDNKNCQVTVLITNFTGVGTYNLTATNGMIGGFTQLTGSKDTYSSQWSAKAPAGQFIVTEFDAAKLTLKGTFSFNARVRISSGVYGAEQDVTNGSFDIKKVIKY, encoded by the coding sequence ATGAAAACAATATTCGCTCCCGTTGCCTCATTCCGCGTTCTGCTACTGAGCTCCCTGGTCGGATTAGCTGCCTGCGACAGCAACGCCAAGGAAGATCCAGCGCCGGACCCCACCGCTACTAACGCCAACGTCAACGAGGTGCACTGGAAAATCAACGGCACCGAGTACGTTGGCCGCGACATTGCCCAGGTGCAGGCCCACTACCGGCCCACCACGGCCGACAACCTTCCTGCCACGGCCAAAGACATGCTTATCCTGGCCAACGACAACAAGAATTGCCAGGTAACGGTGCTCATAACCAACTTCACCGGGGTCGGTACTTACAATCTGACGGCCACCAATGGCATGATTGGCGGCTTCACCCAGCTAACCGGCTCGAAGGATACTTACAGCTCACAGTGGTCGGCCAAGGCGCCGGCCGGGCAGTTTATCGTGACGGAGTTTGACGCTGCCAAGCTGACCCTGAAAGGCACTTTCAGCTTTAATGCCCGGGTGCGGATTTCCAGCGGCGTGTATGGCGCTGAGCAGGACGTGACCAATGGCTCATTCGACATCAAAAAGGTCATTAAATACTAG
- a CDS encoding DUF6252 family protein — translation MLPFPKRLYKSALLLAVLATAACACSKEDAAADPTAEGDGTITWTHNGTTYTSKAYSSAIVDSDTSLLITGSSADMKNAVSLRLKKIYKLGATTYDLKKGSVLNNYPAAGLTLNSATQYLTLYGPGASNGSVVVTQYDRAGQKITGTFSFTGGAVPNSGSTGTQSVTDGSFSFTRFR, via the coding sequence ATGCTTCCTTTCCCAAAGCGCTTATATAAATCAGCCCTGCTGCTGGCAGTGCTTGCTACGGCCGCTTGTGCCTGCTCCAAAGAAGATGCCGCGGCCGACCCTACGGCCGAAGGCGATGGGACTATAACCTGGACCCACAACGGTACGACCTATACCAGCAAGGCCTATTCCAGCGCCATCGTCGACAGCGACACGTCCCTGCTGATTACGGGCAGTTCGGCTGATATGAAAAACGCGGTGTCGCTGCGGCTCAAGAAAATCTATAAGCTGGGCGCTACCACTTATGACCTCAAGAAAGGCTCGGTGCTGAATAACTACCCCGCGGCCGGCCTCACCCTCAACAGCGCCACGCAGTACCTCACCCTCTACGGTCCCGGCGCCAGCAACGGCTCCGTGGTGGTGACCCAGTACGACCGCGCCGGGCAGAAGATAACCGGCACCTTCAGCTTCACGGGCGGGGCCGTGCCCAACTCGGGCAGCACCGGCACCCAGAGCGTGACCGACGGTTCGTTCAGCTTCACCCGCTTCCGCTAA